From Xenopus laevis strain J_2021 chromosome 7L, Xenopus_laevis_v10.1, whole genome shotgun sequence, one genomic window encodes:
- the LOC121395731 gene encoding small proline-rich protein 2D-like has translation MSGVKGGRSQCQQKTYCPDPCQPQVVCKDPCQPQVICKDPCQPQVICKDPCQLTICHDSCQPAQHYHCQTVHCTQKVHNPCHPCQCYGKH, from the exons ATGTCTGGAGTCAAAGGAGGCCGCAGCCAGTGCCAGCAGAAGACTTACTGCCCAGATCCATGTCAGCCCCAAGTCGTCTGCAAAGATCCATGTCAGCCCCAAGTTATCTGCAAAGATCCATGCCAGCCTCAAGTCATCTGCAAAGATCCATGCCAACTAACCATATGCCATGACT CCTGCCAACCTGCCCAGCATTACCATTGCCAGACTGTGCATTGTACCCAAAAAG TTCACAACCCTTGCCATCCTTGCCAATGTTATGGAAAGCACTGA